A region from the Leishmania panamensis strain MHOM/PA/94/PSC-1 chromosome 20 sequence genome encodes:
- a CDS encoding hypothetical protein (TriTrypDB/GeneDB-style sysID: LpmP.20.2300): MPQRPSREEYRRVRENRENHERTEGAENEVRVTATHGQHSYISYVIAVLNGEDGKARNDTVKISGMGGAIYNAVNIAEIVKRRIVGLYQVTELGSELVRDEYEPIDRNQNPDNVVVERKVSTILITLSRNPLDKTNPGYQDPISESEVTEQEKRDHTMSRRGGRGGGRGGRGGSRGGRGGSRGGRGGIGVDRRDDREN; the protein is encoded by the coding sequence ATGCCACAGCGCCCGTCCCGTGAGGAATACCGCCGCGTCCGCGAGAACCGCGAGAATCACGAGCGCACCGAGGGTGCTGAGAACGAGGTGCGTGTGACTGCCACCCATGGCCAGCACAGCTACATCTCGTACGTCATCGCCGTCCTGAACGGTGAGGACGGTAAGGCACGCAACGACACGGTGAAGATCAGCGGTATGGGCGGCGCCATTTATAACGCCGTCAACATCGCCGAGATTGTGAAGCGCCGCATTGTTGGGCTCTACCAGGTTACTGAGCTGGGCTCTGAGCTGGTTCGCGACGAGTACGAGCCAATCGACCGCAACCAGAACCCTGATAACGTCGTGGTGGAGCGCAAGGTGTCCACAATCCTCATCACGCTGTCCCGTAACCCATTGGACAAGACCAACCCTGGTTACCAGGATCCGATCTCGGAGAGCGAGGTGacggagcaggagaagcgcgACCACACTATGAGCCGTCGCGgtggtcgtggcggcggtcgcggtggccgcggtggcagccgtgGTGGGCGTGGTGGCAGCCGTGGTGGGCGTGGTGGAATCGGTGTCGATCGCCGCGATGACCGCGAGAATTAG